In Thermanaerovibrio velox DSM 12556, the genomic stretch AAGGTGGTTCAGCAGCTGTCGAGGCTTGGTTTCGTCAGGTCGAAGAGCGGACCTGGAGGCGGGGTGGAGCTCCAGAGGCCCCCTGGGGAGATAAGCCTTCTCCAGGTCTACGAGGCCCTGGAGGGGCCCTACCGGGTGGGGGGATGTCCCCTGGGACGGGAGGTCTGCCCCTTCCGGGGGTGCATATTCGGGGGTCTTTTCTCGAGGGTCCAGGAGCAGGTCACGGATTTTCTCGAGCACACCACGCTGGGGGATTTCTGGGGCGATGAAAAGGGGGACATGTGACATGCCGGTAAGACGGGTGATAAAGATCGACAGGGATAAGTGCGACGGCTGCGGCCTTTGCGTCTCCGCCTGCCACGAGGGGGCCATAGGTCTGGTGGACGGGAAGGCGGAGCTTTTGAGCGACTCCTACTGCGACGGCCTTGGGGACTGCATCGGGGAGTGCCCCAGGGGGGCCATAAGCTTCGAGGAGCGGGAGGCCCTGCCCTATGACGAGGAGGAGGTTAAGGCCAGGAAGGGGGATCTGGCTGGGGGCAGCCTTTCCGGCAGCCTGCCCTGCGGGTGTCCCGGCACCATGGCCAGGGCCCTTGGGGGAGGTGAAAGGCCCTCGAAGGCCCCGGATGCCACGGGACCCAGCCTTCTTAGGAACTGGCCGGTGCAGCTCCGGCTGGTACCCGCGAACGCCCCTTACCTTAAGGGGGGCAAGGTGCTGCTGGCCTCGGACTGCTCCGCCGCGGCGGTCAGGGACTTTCAAGGCCGGCTGCTCCAGGACCGGGTGTGCCTCATGGCCTGTCCAAAGCTGGACGACACCTCCACCTACGTGGAGAAGCTGGCGGAGATCATAAGCGGAGGGGTAAGGGACATTCGGGTGGCCATCATGGAGGTTCCGTGCTGCTCCGGCCTTGCGAGGATCGCCAGGGAAGCGGCGGAGGCGGCAAGGGCAGACCTCACGATGGAGATCGTCACCCTTTCCGTGGAGGGGGAGGTCATCAGCTCCAAGACGCTGGAATATCGCTTTGCCAAGTAGAAAGTCCCATTGGGGGTTGAAGAGGGTCCAATAAGGTCTGAAAATAGAGAATAACCAGACAAAAGGGAGGGGATTGGAGTGGAGATGTTCTGCTATCAGTGTGAGCAGGCGGCGCAGGGGAAGGGCTGTTCGGTCATGGGGGTGTGCGGGAAGGACCCAAAGACGTCGGACCTTCAGGACATGCTGATCAAGGTCCTGTGCGACGTGGGCTCCTTGGCTCACGAGAAGTCCATCAGGGACCGGGAGGCGGACCTTTTCGTCATAGAGGGGCTTTTCACCACCGTTACCAACGTGGACTTCGACCCGGACCGGGTGGAGTCCTTCATAAGGCGGGGTTTCGCCATCCGCCGCAGGCTTGCGGGGGAGGCGGTGCCGGAGGAGTGGCGGGAGGAGGAGGGGCTGGATCAGGAGGGCCTGGCCCTCAGGGGATCTCGCCTGGGCCCCAAGGCGGACGTGTCCCGCTACGGCGAGACCCTAGGGGGGCTCAAGTGGCTGGTCATATACGGCCTTAAGGGCACCGCGGCCTACGCGGACCACGCCCACATCCTTGGGGTGGAGGACCAGGAGGTGTTCGCCTTCTTCCATCGGGGGCTGCACCGGGTGTCCAGGGAGGACATAACGGTGGATCAGATGCTCTCCCTGGCCCTGGAGGTGGGTGAGGTGAACCTGAAGGTCATGGAGATGCTGGACAAGGCAAACACCGGCGCCTACGGGGACCCGGTCCCCACCAAGGTCCGCATAACCCCGGTGAAGGGGAAGGCCATCCTGGTATCGGGACACGACCTCAAGGACCTGTACGAGCTGCTGAAACAGACCGAGGGAAAGGGGATCAACATCTACACCCACGGGGAGATGCTCCCCGCCCATGGGTACCCCAAGCTCAAGGCCTTCAAACACCTGGCGGGGAACTACGGCGGGGCTTGGCAGGACCAGCAGAGGGAGTTCGACCAGTTCCCGGGCTCCATACTCATGACCACCAACTGCATCCAGCGTCCCCTTGACTCCTACAAGGACCGGATCTTCACCACCGGGCTCGTGGCCTGGCCGGGGGTCGCCCACGTGGACCGCAAGGACTTCTCCCCTGTCATAGAGGCGGCCCTCAAGGCCAAGGGCTTCGAGGAGGACGGGGAGGACAAGGAGATCCTGGTTGGCTTCGGACACGCCTCCACCCTAGGGGCGGCTCCAAAGGTCATAGAGCTGGTGAAATCCCGCAAGATAAAGCACTTCTTCCTCATCGGCGGCTGCGACGGGGCAAAGAGCGGTAGGAACTACTACACCGACTTCGCCACCCTGGCCCCCAAGGACACGGTGATCCTCACCCTGGCCTGCGGAAAGTACCGGTTCAACAAGCTGGAGTTCGGGGACATCGAGGGCATACCAAGGCTCCTGGACATGGGGCAGTGCAACGACGCCTACTCCGCCATAAAGGTGGCCCTGGCCCTGGCGGAGGCCTTCCAGACCGACGTGAACTCCCTGCCCTTGTCCCTCATCCTCTCCTGGTACGAGCAGAAGGCGGTGTGCATACTGCTCACCCTGCTGCACCTGGGGATAAAGGACATAAGGCTTGGGCCCTCCCTTCCGGCCTTCATCTCCCCGGAGGCCCTCCAGGTGCTGGTCAACAACTTCAACATAAAGCCCATAGGGGCAAGCGCAAGGGAGGACCTGGAGGCCATCCTGGGGCGCTCCATCTGACCCATCCCGCCGCAAGGGCTTAAAGAAACGCCTAACCTGATCTAAAAGTCCTACGCTCATCGGTCCTCTAGGGGGCCGATGAGTTTTATTTTTATATAAAATGTAACAAAGGCTTCCTATTTAATATATTTCATGATAGACTCCCCTTAGACGGCACTACAATTAGCTGACCATTCCTATGAGGAGAAAGTAAATGTCGAACCAATCCTTTCTTGAGCTTGTTCTTGACCGGCAGGGCAATGTTAAGAGGGTGATTTGGGATCCCGAGGGTATCATCAGGGATTCCAACTTCCTGTCCTCCATGGGTATGGACCCCAAGGTGTGGCTCGAGGCGGCGGAGGAGTGCTATTCAAGGCACAAGGCGGTGCAGCGAACCTTTCTGAGGGGGCGCAACTTACCGTCCCTCCGCTTCCGGTTCAGGCCCACGGCAAAGGGCGAGATCATAGCCACGGGAACGATGATCCCCTCAAGGAACAGGGAAACCCCCGGTATCCCCCTGGAGGGGGCGGTGATGGGCTGGGCCCACGACCTGAACAACCTGTTCACCATAATGACCCAGGCCATCGACCTCATGGAGAACAAGGCCCTGTCTGGCAAGGACATCGATGGGGAGATAAAGCGGATAAGGCGCGGGGCCCTGAAGGCCCGGAACATAACCGAGTGGATCGTCCGACTGCTCAAGGGCTCCAGCCTGTTCGAGTCCATCCCGTTCGCCGCCACCCTGGTGCTGGAGGAGATGGCGGACATGCTCGCCGCCTCCATGAGGGGGGTATGCCTAAAGCTCAAGGTGGCCCCTGAATGCCACAGGGCGATCCTTTTCGGGGTTCCCGAGGACCTGGGGCGGGTGGTGTTCAACTTAAGCATTAACGCCTCCCAGGCCATAAGGGACTCCAAAGCCCGTTACGGAACGGTGAGCATCACCTGCTCCACGAGTTACTCCAGGCGGGGAAAGGTCCTGCGGCTTGAGATCGCCGACGACGGACCCGGCATGGAGGCTCATCAGATAAAGCGGATCCTCTACGACGGGTCCCCCAATCCCAGGGGGCACGGCATAGGCATCTCGGTGGTCAAGGACCTGGTGCGTCAGCTGGGGGGCTCCATAGATGCGACCTCCAGCATCGGCCAGGGCACCAGGTTCTTCCTGGACCTGCCCGTAATGAAGGAGATCGGGCACCAGGAACCCTTGGAGCGCAAGGGTTCCGAGAGGATAGGGCTCATGATCCCGAAGAAACACGCCAAGCTCTACGGCAGTTTTCTCTCCGCCTGGGGCTACCGAGTCTTCGAGATCCCCTCTCGGGATCATCTGGAGCACTACTGGGACGAGCTAGACCTGCTTATAGCCTGGCATGAGGACATGGGGACCCCGATGGATACCGCCGGAAGGCTCATAACCTTTGGCGACGAGGGGTCGGGGGCGGACTTCATAGTTCCCGTGACGAGAAACGACCTGGGGCTTATGCTCCAGTGCCTGGACCAGCCCCGGATCATCCCAGAGGGGTCCGCCCCGATGGGGGACCGGTAAGTGCCGCCATGGGACCCGCGGGGCTCTACTGGGAGTTCTTCAAGCTTAGCGCCGTCACCTTCGGG encodes the following:
- the hcp gene encoding hydroxylamine reductase; protein product: MFCYQCEQAAQGKGCSVMGVCGKDPKTSDLQDMLIKVLCDVGSLAHEKSIRDREADLFVIEGLFTTVTNVDFDPDRVESFIRRGFAIRRRLAGEAVPEEWREEEGLDQEGLALRGSRLGPKADVSRYGETLGGLKWLVIYGLKGTAAYADHAHILGVEDQEVFAFFHRGLHRVSREDITVDQMLSLALEVGEVNLKVMEMLDKANTGAYGDPVPTKVRITPVKGKAILVSGHDLKDLYELLKQTEGKGINIYTHGEMLPAHGYPKLKAFKHLAGNYGGAWQDQQREFDQFPGSILMTTNCIQRPLDSYKDRIFTTGLVAWPGVAHVDRKDFSPVIEAALKAKGFEEDGEDKEILVGFGHASTLGAAPKVIELVKSRKIKHFFLIGGCDGAKSGRNYYTDFATLAPKDTVILTLACGKYRFNKLEFGDIEGIPRLLDMGQCNDAYSAIKVALALAEAFQTDVNSLPLSLILSWYEQKAVCILLTLLHLGIKDIRLGPSLPAFISPEALQVLVNNFNIKPIGASAREDLEAILGRSI
- a CDS encoding RrF2 family transcriptional regulator: MRDIIRLSEAASLGLHALVLLAKPGTGRLTVKEMAEQMGASPAHLSKVVQQLSRLGFVRSKSGPGGGVELQRPPGEISLLQVYEALEGPYRVGGCPLGREVCPFRGCIFGGLFSRVQEQVTDFLEHTTLGDFWGDEKGDM
- a CDS encoding 4Fe-4S binding protein, producing the protein MPVRRVIKIDRDKCDGCGLCVSACHEGAIGLVDGKAELLSDSYCDGLGDCIGECPRGAISFEEREALPYDEEEVKARKGDLAGGSLSGSLPCGCPGTMARALGGGERPSKAPDATGPSLLRNWPVQLRLVPANAPYLKGGKVLLASDCSAAAVRDFQGRLLQDRVCLMACPKLDDTSTYVEKLAEIISGGVRDIRVAIMEVPCCSGLARIAREAAEAARADLTMEIVTLSVEGEVISSKTLEYRFAK
- a CDS encoding sensor histidine kinase, producing the protein MSNQSFLELVLDRQGNVKRVIWDPEGIIRDSNFLSSMGMDPKVWLEAAEECYSRHKAVQRTFLRGRNLPSLRFRFRPTAKGEIIATGTMIPSRNRETPGIPLEGAVMGWAHDLNNLFTIMTQAIDLMENKALSGKDIDGEIKRIRRGALKARNITEWIVRLLKGSSLFESIPFAATLVLEEMADMLAASMRGVCLKLKVAPECHRAILFGVPEDLGRVVFNLSINASQAIRDSKARYGTVSITCSTSYSRRGKVLRLEIADDGPGMEAHQIKRILYDGSPNPRGHGIGISVVKDLVRQLGGSIDATSSIGQGTRFFLDLPVMKEIGHQEPLERKGSERIGLMIPKKHAKLYGSFLSAWGYRVFEIPSRDHLEHYWDELDLLIAWHEDMGTPMDTAGRLITFGDEGSGADFIVPVTRNDLGLMLQCLDQPRIIPEGSAPMGDR